One segment of Castanea sativa cultivar Marrone di Chiusa Pesio chromosome 3, ASM4071231v1 DNA contains the following:
- the LOC142627550 gene encoding ureide permease 2-like isoform X1, whose amino-acid sequence MYVVESKGGAIVCMLLALLFLGTWPAVPQHTYLDYSITNLLAAVIIALTFGEIGKGTPSAPNFFTQLSQDNWPSVLFAMAGGVVLSIGNLSTQYSLALVGLSVTEVITSSIIVVIGTTMNYFLDDKINRADILFPSVGCFLIAVCLGSFVHASNAADNKEKLKSLSTEATGFSTDKETLKNNVVRESDVENGSGSAEKARAGTAGFLIELENRRSIKVFGRSTITGLAITFFAGICFSLFSPAFNLATNDQWHTLKEGVSHLSVYTAFFYFSVSCFVIGIVLNIIFLYHPILNLPKSSLKAYLSDWNGRGWAFLAGFLCGFGNGLQFMGGEAAGYAAADSVQVSFITYTSQYVDTYCYIQL is encoded by the exons ATGTATGTGGTGGAGAGCAAAGGAGGTGCCATTGTGTGCATGTTGCTTGCCTTGTTATTCTTGGGCACATGGCCTGCTGTTCCTCAACACACTTATCTTGACTACTCGATCACTAATCTCTTGGCTGCTGTCATTATTGCTTTGACATTTGGGGAGATAGGCAAGGGCACGCCTAGTgcaccaaatttttttactcaacTTTCTCAG GATAACTGGCCCTCCGTGTTATTTGCAATGGCGGGTGGGGTGGTGCTCAGCATTGGTAATCTGTCTACACAGTATAGTTTGGCTTTAGTTGGTTTATCAGTGACAGAAGTGATTACTTCAAGCATAATTGTTGTTatag GCACAACCATGAATTACTTTTTAGATGATAAAATCAACAGAGCTGATATTCTTTTCCCTAGTGTTGGTTGCTTCTTGATTGCGGTTTGTCTTGGCTCTTTTGTTCATGCATCCAATGCAGCTGACAATAAGGAAAAGCTCAAAAGTTTGTCCACTGA AGCTACAGGTTTTTCCACGGATAAagaaacacttaaaaacaatg TAGTTAGAGAGAGTGATGTCGAAAATGGAAGTGGTTCTGCAGAGAAGGCCAGAGCTGGAACTGCAGGTTTCCTAATAGAACTTGAGAACAGAAGATCGATTAAG GTGTTTGGTAGGAGCACTATAACTGGACTGGCCATAACATTCTTTGCTGGAATTTGCTTCTCTCTATTCTCTCCAGCGTTCAATTTGGCAACAAATGATCAATGGCACACTTTAAAGGAAGGGGTTTCTCACTTGTCTGTCTATACTGCATTTTTCTACTTCTCAGTTTCTTGTTTTGTCATCGGCATCGTTCTAAATATCATCTTCCTTTACCACCCTATACTAAACTTACCCAAATCATCCCTTAAGGCTTACTTGTCAGACTGGAATGGCCGAGGCTGGGCCTTTTTGGCTGGGTTCTTGTGTGGGTTTGGAAATGGTCTTCAATTTATGGGAGGTGAAGCAGCAGGATATGCAGCAGCAGATTCTGTTCAGGTTAGCTTTATTACTTATACAAGTCAGTATGTGGATACATATTGTTACATACAATTATGA
- the LOC142627550 gene encoding ureide permease 2-like isoform X2, whose product MYVVESKGGAIVCMLLALLFLGTWPAVPQHTYLDYSITNLLAAVIIALTFGEIGKGTPSAPNFFTQLSQDNWPSVLFAMAGGVVLSIGNLSTQYSLALVGLSVTEVITSSIIVVIGTTMNYFLDDKINRADILFPSVGCFLIAVCLGSFVHASNAADNKEKLKSLSTEATGFSTDKETLKNNVRESDVENGSGSAEKARAGTAGFLIELENRRSIKVFGRSTITGLAITFFAGICFSLFSPAFNLATNDQWHTLKEGVSHLSVYTAFFYFSVSCFVIGIVLNIIFLYHPILNLPKSSLKAYLSDWNGRGWAFLAGFLCGFGNGLQFMGGEAAGYAAADSVQVSFITYTSQYVDTYCYIQL is encoded by the exons ATGTATGTGGTGGAGAGCAAAGGAGGTGCCATTGTGTGCATGTTGCTTGCCTTGTTATTCTTGGGCACATGGCCTGCTGTTCCTCAACACACTTATCTTGACTACTCGATCACTAATCTCTTGGCTGCTGTCATTATTGCTTTGACATTTGGGGAGATAGGCAAGGGCACGCCTAGTgcaccaaatttttttactcaacTTTCTCAG GATAACTGGCCCTCCGTGTTATTTGCAATGGCGGGTGGGGTGGTGCTCAGCATTGGTAATCTGTCTACACAGTATAGTTTGGCTTTAGTTGGTTTATCAGTGACAGAAGTGATTACTTCAAGCATAATTGTTGTTatag GCACAACCATGAATTACTTTTTAGATGATAAAATCAACAGAGCTGATATTCTTTTCCCTAGTGTTGGTTGCTTCTTGATTGCGGTTTGTCTTGGCTCTTTTGTTCATGCATCCAATGCAGCTGACAATAAGGAAAAGCTCAAAAGTTTGTCCACTGA AGCTACAGGTTTTTCCACGGATAAagaaacacttaaaaacaatg TTAGAGAGAGTGATGTCGAAAATGGAAGTGGTTCTGCAGAGAAGGCCAGAGCTGGAACTGCAGGTTTCCTAATAGAACTTGAGAACAGAAGATCGATTAAG GTGTTTGGTAGGAGCACTATAACTGGACTGGCCATAACATTCTTTGCTGGAATTTGCTTCTCTCTATTCTCTCCAGCGTTCAATTTGGCAACAAATGATCAATGGCACACTTTAAAGGAAGGGGTTTCTCACTTGTCTGTCTATACTGCATTTTTCTACTTCTCAGTTTCTTGTTTTGTCATCGGCATCGTTCTAAATATCATCTTCCTTTACCACCCTATACTAAACTTACCCAAATCATCCCTTAAGGCTTACTTGTCAGACTGGAATGGCCGAGGCTGGGCCTTTTTGGCTGGGTTCTTGTGTGGGTTTGGAAATGGTCTTCAATTTATGGGAGGTGAAGCAGCAGGATATGCAGCAGCAGATTCTGTTCAGGTTAGCTTTATTACTTATACAAGTCAGTATGTGGATACATATTGTTACATACAATTATGA
- the LOC142627550 gene encoding ureide permease 1-like isoform X3, with protein sequence MYVVESKGGAIVCMLLALLFLGTWPAVPQHTYLDYSITNLLAAVIIALTFGEIGKGTPSAPNFFTQLSQDNWPSVLFAMAGGVVLSIGTTMNYFLDDKINRADILFPSVGCFLIAVCLGSFVHASNAADNKEKLKSLSTEATGFSTDKETLKNNVVRESDVENGSGSAEKARAGTAGFLIELENRRSIKVFGRSTITGLAITFFAGICFSLFSPAFNLATNDQWHTLKEGVSHLSVYTAFFYFSVSCFVIGIVLNIIFLYHPILNLPKSSLKAYLSDWNGRGWAFLAGFLCGFGNGLQFMGGEAAGYAAADSVQVSFITYTSQYVDTYCYIQL encoded by the exons ATGTATGTGGTGGAGAGCAAAGGAGGTGCCATTGTGTGCATGTTGCTTGCCTTGTTATTCTTGGGCACATGGCCTGCTGTTCCTCAACACACTTATCTTGACTACTCGATCACTAATCTCTTGGCTGCTGTCATTATTGCTTTGACATTTGGGGAGATAGGCAAGGGCACGCCTAGTgcaccaaatttttttactcaacTTTCTCAG GATAACTGGCCCTCCGTGTTATTTGCAATGGCGGGTGGGGTGGTGCTCAGCATTG GCACAACCATGAATTACTTTTTAGATGATAAAATCAACAGAGCTGATATTCTTTTCCCTAGTGTTGGTTGCTTCTTGATTGCGGTTTGTCTTGGCTCTTTTGTTCATGCATCCAATGCAGCTGACAATAAGGAAAAGCTCAAAAGTTTGTCCACTGA AGCTACAGGTTTTTCCACGGATAAagaaacacttaaaaacaatg TAGTTAGAGAGAGTGATGTCGAAAATGGAAGTGGTTCTGCAGAGAAGGCCAGAGCTGGAACTGCAGGTTTCCTAATAGAACTTGAGAACAGAAGATCGATTAAG GTGTTTGGTAGGAGCACTATAACTGGACTGGCCATAACATTCTTTGCTGGAATTTGCTTCTCTCTATTCTCTCCAGCGTTCAATTTGGCAACAAATGATCAATGGCACACTTTAAAGGAAGGGGTTTCTCACTTGTCTGTCTATACTGCATTTTTCTACTTCTCAGTTTCTTGTTTTGTCATCGGCATCGTTCTAAATATCATCTTCCTTTACCACCCTATACTAAACTTACCCAAATCATCCCTTAAGGCTTACTTGTCAGACTGGAATGGCCGAGGCTGGGCCTTTTTGGCTGGGTTCTTGTGTGGGTTTGGAAATGGTCTTCAATTTATGGGAGGTGAAGCAGCAGGATATGCAGCAGCAGATTCTGTTCAGGTTAGCTTTATTACTTATACAAGTCAGTATGTGGATACATATTGTTACATACAATTATGA